Proteins encoded together in one Synechococcus sp. BL107 window:
- the frr gene encoding ribosome recycling factor produces the protein MSTKDLEASMHKSLEATQRNFNTIRTGRANSSLLDRISVEYYGAETPLKSLATLSTPDSQTIQIQPFDISALASIEKAIAMSELGFTPNNDGKVIRINVPPLTEERRKEFCKLASRYAEEGKVALRNLRRDAIDKVKKQEKDGDFSEDQSRDEQDSIQKVLDKNIVALEKQLAEKEAAILKV, from the coding sequence ATGTCGACCAAGGACCTCGAAGCCAGCATGCACAAGTCGCTGGAAGCGACCCAGCGCAACTTCAACACCATCCGCACAGGCCGGGCGAACTCATCGTTGTTGGATCGCATCAGCGTTGAGTATTACGGCGCAGAAACACCGCTCAAATCGCTCGCCACCCTCTCCACTCCTGATTCCCAAACGATCCAGATTCAGCCCTTCGATATCAGCGCATTGGCGTCGATCGAAAAGGCGATCGCGATGAGTGAGCTGGGCTTTACGCCGAACAACGATGGCAAGGTGATTCGAATCAACGTTCCACCGTTAACGGAAGAGCGTCGCAAAGAATTTTGCAAGTTGGCCTCGAGATACGCAGAAGAAGGAAAAGTGGCCCTACGCAATTTGCGCCGCGATGCCATCGACAAAGTGAAAAAACAGGAAAAGGATGGTGATTTCTCAGAAGATCAAAGCCGTGATGAACAAGATTCCATTCAAAAAGTGCTTGATAAAAACATCGTTGCGCTAGAGAAACAGCTTGCTGAGAAAGAGGCGGCCATCCTCAAAGTGTGA
- the pyrH gene encoding UMP kinase produces MKYTRVLLKLSGEALMGSQGYGIDPAIVHSIAEDVARVVASGTQLAIVVGGGNIFRGLKGSAAGMERATADYVGMLATVMNAITLQDGLERAGVPTRVQTAIAMQEVAEPYIRRKAMRHLEKGRVVVFGAGCGNPFFTTDTTAALRAAEINADVVFKATKVDGVYDKDPAQHPDAVKHDHLSYQDVLSGELGVMDATAISLCKENNIPIVVFDLFEPGNIGKAVAGEPIGSRIGNPA; encoded by the coding sequence ATGAAGTACACACGTGTCCTGCTGAAGCTCAGCGGCGAAGCCCTGATGGGATCTCAGGGGTATGGAATTGATCCTGCGATCGTTCATTCGATTGCGGAAGATGTTGCAAGAGTGGTGGCCAGCGGCACGCAGCTCGCGATTGTTGTGGGCGGAGGCAACATCTTCCGAGGACTCAAAGGATCTGCCGCCGGAATGGAAAGGGCCACGGCCGATTACGTGGGAATGTTGGCCACGGTGATGAACGCGATCACCCTGCAAGACGGTCTCGAAAGAGCAGGCGTTCCCACCCGTGTACAAACCGCCATAGCCATGCAAGAGGTGGCGGAGCCTTACATCCGGCGCAAAGCGATGCGACACCTCGAGAAAGGTCGGGTTGTGGTGTTTGGAGCTGGCTGCGGCAACCCCTTCTTCACAACCGATACCACCGCCGCCCTCCGCGCAGCTGAAATCAATGCCGATGTGGTGTTCAAAGCCACCAAGGTGGACGGCGTCTACGACAAGGATCCCGCCCAACATCCTGATGCCGTGAAACACGATCACCTCAGCTATCAGGATGTGCTGAGTGGGGAACTTGGCGTGATGGACGCCACGGCCATCTCCCTCTGCAAAGAGAACAACATCCCGATTGTGGTGTTCGATCTTTTCGAACCTGGCAACATCGGAAAAGCCGTTGCTGGCGAACCGATCGGCTCCCGAATCGGCAACCCAGCCTGA
- the cobO gene encoding cob(I)yrinic acid a,c-diamide adenosyltransferase, whose amino-acid sequence MTNNAPETTQLDQSAAELGMGGHLAPEQDDAGYRKRMERRQEVQRQRVEERNNEKGLVMVFTGQGKGKTTASLGLVLRTLGHGKRVAVIQFIKGGWEPGEARALRTFGDQVVWHALGEGFTWETQDRARDQQLVEAAWQMALTYLRDAEIQLVVLDEVNVAMKLGYISSETVLAGVRERPDLTHVALTGRGAPKELIENADLVTEMTLVRHPFREQGVKAQAGVEY is encoded by the coding sequence ATGACCAACAACGCTCCGGAAACGACCCAGCTCGACCAATCCGCCGCCGAGCTCGGCATGGGCGGACATCTGGCCCCTGAACAGGACGATGCGGGCTACCGCAAACGGATGGAACGGCGCCAGGAAGTGCAGCGCCAACGGGTAGAAGAGCGCAACAATGAAAAAGGCCTGGTGATGGTGTTCACCGGCCAAGGCAAGGGCAAAACAACAGCCTCACTCGGCCTCGTGTTACGCACCCTGGGCCATGGCAAGCGCGTCGCCGTGATTCAGTTCATCAAAGGAGGCTGGGAGCCCGGTGAGGCTCGAGCCCTGCGCACCTTTGGCGATCAAGTGGTGTGGCATGCCCTGGGAGAAGGGTTCACCTGGGAAACCCAAGACCGAGCCCGCGACCAACAACTCGTGGAGGCGGCGTGGCAAATGGCACTCACCTATTTGCGTGATGCAGAGATCCAGCTCGTGGTGCTCGATGAAGTGAATGTGGCGATGAAACTCGGCTATATCTCCAGCGAAACCGTGCTGGCCGGGGTTCGAGAACGCCCAGACCTTACCCACGTGGCCCTCACGGGCCGAGGCGCACCGAAGGAGCTGATCGAGAACGCTGATCTGGTCACAGAAATGACCCTGGTCCGCCACCCGTTCCGCGAACAGGGCGTCAAAGCGCAGGCCGGAGTCGAGTACTAA
- a CDS encoding class I SAM-dependent methyltransferase, protein MTSFLRPLAYRHRWIYDSVTAVSSLSVGGVARLRGLGLESLRNRLEPDAEILDLCCGSGEAAAPWISAGYAVTGLDVSPLALDLAEQRHPLMQRVEGLAEAPPLKDQSFHAIQLSVALHEFPRAEREQVLSSALKLLKPGGWLVVVDLHPADPLMRLPQQVFCALFETETATAMLEDDLPAQLSALGFLHVEQELLAGRALQRITAQRP, encoded by the coding sequence ATGACGTCGTTTTTAAGACCGCTTGCTTACCGCCACCGTTGGATCTACGACAGCGTCACGGCCGTGTCGTCGTTGAGTGTGGGCGGCGTTGCGCGACTGCGCGGGCTAGGCCTTGAAAGCCTGAGGAACCGGCTCGAGCCCGATGCCGAGATTCTGGATCTCTGCTGCGGCAGTGGTGAAGCGGCGGCCCCTTGGATCAGCGCTGGCTATGCGGTCACAGGGCTGGATGTGTCTCCACTCGCTCTCGACTTAGCCGAGCAGCGTCACCCCTTAATGCAACGGGTTGAAGGGCTTGCTGAGGCGCCGCCGCTAAAGGATCAAAGCTTTCATGCCATCCAGCTCAGTGTTGCCCTCCACGAGTTCCCGCGAGCGGAGCGGGAGCAAGTACTCAGCAGCGCCTTGAAGCTTCTGAAACCCGGGGGCTGGTTGGTGGTAGTGGATTTACACCCGGCGGATCCACTGATGCGACTCCCGCAGCAGGTGTTCTGCGCTTTGTTTGAAACCGAGACCGCCACCGCCATGCTGGAGGACGACCTACCGGCTCAACTGTCGGCTCTCGGCTTCCTCCATGTGGAGCAGGAGCTGTTGGCAGGTCGGGCTCTGCAACGGATCACTGCCCAACGCCCATGA
- a CDS encoding site-specific integrase, producing the protein MELQSQLIAANEQLAAHGSRLRVEQRGHKLCLRGTLPNRDDSTRQSVQRISLGLNADLRGLEEAGQTARMVQRQLERSTFKWDDWQLRSSKPKAPPKTMAPQSAIERFRQSFFADPRRRRSPAGSKTTWTGAYQPYLRRLQALAEHRTIDADLLLETLQSYDEGSRSRQQCATALAALARHLEMALPEGWRQEAGGYGLHRAQFRQLPTDRQILEAALLIPNPRWRLAYGLMATYGLRNHEVFFCDGHSLADGSDQVLRILPTTKTGEHQSWPFHPEWVERFGLLELAQNPKALPMVTTDLKHTTLQQVGRRVSEQFRRYELPITPYDLRHAWAIRTIHIGLPDTVAARMMGHSVAIHTRTYHHWITRRDQQQAVDAALARHRA; encoded by the coding sequence ATGGAGCTGCAAAGCCAACTAATTGCCGCCAATGAACAGCTGGCGGCTCATGGTTCCCGCCTTCGTGTTGAGCAGCGGGGACACAAACTTTGTTTACGCGGCACCCTTCCCAACCGCGACGATTCAACGCGTCAATCCGTCCAAAGGATCAGCCTTGGATTAAATGCTGATCTCAGGGGATTAGAGGAAGCTGGCCAAACCGCCCGCATGGTTCAACGACAGCTGGAGCGCAGCACCTTCAAATGGGATGACTGGCAGTTGCGTTCCAGCAAACCAAAGGCGCCACCCAAAACGATGGCGCCCCAATCCGCCATCGAACGCTTCCGACAATCTTTTTTTGCCGACCCACGACGGCGGCGATCCCCGGCCGGAAGCAAAACAACTTGGACGGGGGCGTATCAGCCTTACTTGAGGCGATTGCAAGCTCTTGCAGAGCATCGGACGATCGATGCCGATCTGCTACTGGAAACCCTCCAGAGCTACGACGAAGGCAGCCGCAGCCGCCAGCAGTGCGCCACCGCGTTGGCTGCATTGGCCCGCCACTTAGAGATGGCCTTGCCAGAAGGATGGCGTCAAGAAGCGGGGGGATACGGACTGCATCGCGCCCAGTTCCGACAGCTACCAACCGACCGTCAGATCCTGGAGGCGGCCCTTCTCATTCCCAACCCCCGCTGGAGGCTGGCCTACGGGTTGATGGCCACCTACGGACTGCGCAATCACGAAGTGTTCTTTTGTGACGGTCATTCCCTTGCGGATGGCAGCGATCAAGTGCTGCGGATTCTTCCCACCACCAAAACCGGGGAGCATCAAAGTTGGCCCTTTCATCCCGAGTGGGTGGAGCGTTTTGGCTTATTGGAGCTGGCCCAAAACCCGAAAGCCCTACCGATGGTGACCACGGATCTCAAACACACCACCCTGCAACAGGTGGGGCGGCGGGTGAGTGAGCAATTCCGTCGCTACGAGCTACCGATCACCCCCTACGACCTGCGGCACGCATGGGCGATCCGCACCATCCACATCGGCCTCCCAGACACGGTGGCCGCCAGGATGATGGGGCATTCCGTGGCAATCCATACCCGCACTTACCACCACTGGATCACCCGCCGCGATCAGCAGCAGGCAGTGGATGCGGCCCTCGCCCGTCACCGTGCCTAA
- the hemH gene encoding ferrochelatase codes for MSRVGVILLNLGGPERIQDVGPFLYNLFADPEIIRLPSPALQKPLAWLISTLRSGKSQEAYRSIGGGSPLRRITEQQARELQSLLRQRGIDATSYVAMRYWHPFTESAVADIKADGMDQVVVLPLYPHFSISTSGSSFRELQRLRQGDNAFEQLPIRCIRSWYDHPGYLQSMAELIATEIHNSDVPEAAHVFFSAHGVPKSYVEEAGDPYQQEIEKCTALIMEKLAELVGHSNPHTLAYQSRVGPVEWLQPYTEEALEELGHAKTQDLVVVPISFVSEHIETLEEIDIEYRELATEAGVVNFRRVRALDTYKPFIEGLADLVTTSLEGPEVSLDAAAELPTKVKLYPQEKWEWGWNNSSEVWNGRIAMVGFSAFLLELLSGHGPLHALGLL; via the coding sequence ATGTCCCGCGTCGGCGTCATCCTGCTGAACCTGGGAGGACCAGAAAGAATCCAGGACGTCGGCCCGTTCCTGTACAACCTTTTTGCCGATCCAGAAATTATTCGATTGCCCAGTCCGGCGCTGCAAAAGCCCCTGGCCTGGCTGATCAGCACTCTGCGCAGTGGCAAATCCCAGGAGGCTTATCGCTCGATCGGAGGCGGATCACCCCTGAGACGGATCACAGAGCAACAGGCCCGTGAACTTCAGAGCTTGTTGCGGCAACGGGGTATTGACGCCACCAGCTACGTGGCCATGCGCTACTGGCACCCCTTCACAGAATCGGCTGTGGCCGACATCAAGGCCGACGGCATGGACCAAGTGGTGGTGCTTCCGCTGTATCCCCATTTTTCGATCAGCACGAGCGGATCGAGTTTTCGCGAGTTGCAGCGATTAAGGCAGGGAGATAACGCGTTTGAACAGCTTCCGATTCGTTGCATTCGCAGCTGGTACGACCACCCCGGCTATCTGCAATCGATGGCTGAGTTGATCGCCACTGAGATTCACAACAGTGATGTGCCGGAAGCTGCCCATGTGTTTTTCAGTGCCCATGGCGTTCCCAAGAGCTACGTCGAAGAGGCTGGCGATCCCTATCAACAGGAGATCGAGAAATGCACCGCACTGATCATGGAGAAGCTGGCTGAACTCGTGGGCCATAGCAATCCCCATACGCTCGCCTATCAAAGCCGCGTCGGTCCGGTGGAGTGGCTCCAGCCCTACACCGAAGAAGCCTTAGAAGAGTTGGGTCATGCCAAAACTCAGGATCTCGTCGTTGTACCGATCAGTTTCGTCAGCGAGCACATCGAAACGTTGGAAGAGATTGATATCGAATATCGAGAGTTGGCCACGGAAGCAGGGGTTGTGAATTTTCGGCGGGTTCGCGCCCTCGATACCTACAAGCCTTTCATCGAGGGTCTGGCCGATCTGGTCACCACAAGTCTGGAAGGCCCCGAAGTGAGCCTTGATGCCGCTGCCGAGTTGCCAACGAAAGTGAAGCTGTATCCCCAAGAGAAATGGGAATGGGGTTGGAACAACAGCTCAGAAGTCTGGAATGGTCGTATCGCCATGGTGGGTTTTTCGGCGTTTTTGCTTGAACTCCTGAGTGGGCATGGCCCCTTGCATGCCCTAGGCCTGCTCTAG
- the ilvB gene encoding biosynthetic-type acetolactate synthase large subunit, with protein sequence MTVTSASTAIGGRQAAEVTGQISGATALMDALRRHGVDTIFGYPGGAILPIYDALHIAESEGWVKHFLVRHEQAGTHAADAYARATGRVGVCFGTSGPGATNLVTGIATAQMDSVPMVVITGQVPRPAIGTDAFQETDIFGITLPIVKHSWVVRDPADLGSIVAQAFLIAASGRPGPVLIDIPKDVGQELFDYVPVEPGSVVPRGFYQPAPPIDAALHAALDLIETSHRPLLYVGGGAISAGVHDQLRVIAERHQIPVTTTLMGKGAFDENAPLAVGMLGMHGTAYANFAVTECDLLIAVGARFDDRVTGKLDTFAPRAKVIHFEIDPAEVGKNRTAEVAVLGDLSLSMERLVQLSMERQANPSTAAWLEQIQDWKQRYPLSVPPEEGAIYPQEVLMAVRDLAPNAIVTTDVGQHQMWAAQYLRNGPRGWISSAGLGTMGYGMPAAMGAQVACPSRQVVCIAGDASILMNIQELGTIASYNLPVKVVIVNNQWQGMVRQWQESFYDERYSSSDMLRGMPDFIALAKAFGVNGVKITERGSLHQDLEAALNSPEPMLIDVHVRRGENCYPMVPPGKSNAEMVGLPAQH encoded by the coding sequence GTGACAGTCACCTCCGCTTCAACGGCAATTGGCGGACGTCAGGCTGCTGAGGTGACGGGTCAGATTTCAGGCGCAACCGCCCTGATGGATGCCCTGCGGCGTCATGGGGTCGACACGATATTTGGCTATCCGGGGGGAGCGATCCTCCCGATTTATGACGCTCTTCATATCGCTGAGAGTGAGGGTTGGGTGAAGCACTTTTTGGTGCGACACGAGCAGGCAGGCACCCATGCAGCTGATGCCTACGCCAGAGCCACCGGCAGGGTGGGTGTTTGTTTTGGCACGTCAGGCCCTGGCGCCACCAATCTCGTCACTGGGATTGCCACAGCCCAGATGGATTCGGTTCCCATGGTGGTGATTACGGGGCAGGTGCCGCGTCCAGCCATTGGCACCGATGCGTTCCAAGAAACCGATATTTTCGGGATCACCCTGCCGATCGTGAAGCATTCCTGGGTGGTGCGTGATCCAGCCGATCTCGGTTCCATCGTTGCCCAGGCGTTCCTGATTGCGGCCAGTGGTCGCCCCGGACCTGTCTTGATTGATATTCCAAAGGATGTGGGTCAAGAACTGTTCGATTACGTGCCTGTGGAGCCAGGCTCCGTTGTGCCTCGCGGGTTTTATCAGCCCGCACCCCCGATTGATGCTGCGCTTCATGCAGCACTCGACTTGATCGAAACATCCCACCGTCCGTTGTTGTATGTGGGTGGTGGAGCGATCTCCGCAGGAGTCCACGACCAGCTGCGCGTGATCGCTGAGCGCCATCAGATTCCCGTCACCACAACCCTGATGGGTAAGGGTGCTTTTGATGAAAATGCACCGCTGGCCGTGGGCATGCTCGGCATGCATGGCACCGCCTACGCCAATTTCGCCGTCACGGAGTGCGATCTGTTGATCGCAGTGGGAGCGCGATTTGATGATCGTGTCACCGGAAAGCTCGATACGTTTGCTCCAAGGGCCAAGGTGATTCACTTCGAGATCGATCCGGCCGAAGTGGGCAAAAACCGCACCGCTGAGGTGGCCGTGCTGGGCGATCTGAGCTTGAGCATGGAGCGGCTGGTGCAGCTGAGCATGGAGCGCCAGGCCAATCCATCCACCGCCGCTTGGTTGGAGCAAATTCAAGATTGGAAGCAGCGTTACCCGCTCTCGGTTCCCCCAGAGGAAGGGGCGATTTATCCGCAGGAGGTGCTGATGGCCGTGCGCGACCTTGCCCCGAACGCGATTGTGACTACCGATGTGGGCCAACATCAGATGTGGGCTGCCCAGTATTTACGCAATGGACCTCGTGGCTGGATCAGCAGCGCTGGCCTTGGAACGATGGGGTATGGCATGCCTGCTGCCATGGGGGCACAAGTGGCCTGCCCCAGCCGTCAGGTGGTCTGCATTGCCGGTGATGCCAGCATCCTGATGAACATTCAGGAGTTGGGAACGATCGCGTCGTACAACCTCCCTGTGAAGGTGGTGATTGTGAACAACCAGTGGCAAGGCATGGTGCGTCAATGGCAGGAAAGCTTCTACGACGAGCGCTATTCCTCCTCAGACATGCTGAGGGGAATGCCTGATTTCATTGCTTTGGCAAAGGCTTTTGGGGTGAACGGCGTCAAAATCACAGAGCGCGGTTCCTTGCATCAAGACCTCGAGGCTGCGCTCAATTCGCCCGAGCCGATGCTGATCGATGTGCATGTGCGTCGGGGTGAGAATTGTTATCCGATGGTTCCACCTGGCAAGAGCAACGCCGAGATGGTGGGTTTGCCTGCTCAGCATTAG
- a CDS encoding GIVxVP protein — protein MADNRIARGIVLVPCLLLGAAFLATAVWGQGAAAENRNLAVGIGLGLVVAGLLSQVRTDDATANESEELDDAP, from the coding sequence ATGGCGGACAACAGGATTGCTCGAGGCATTGTTTTAGTGCCCTGTCTCCTTCTCGGCGCAGCTTTTTTAGCGACGGCTGTATGGGGACAAGGTGCTGCAGCTGAAAACCGGAATCTCGCGGTTGGAATCGGGTTGGGTTTGGTGGTGGCGGGGTTGTTGTCGCAGGTGCGAACGGATGACGCCACAGCAAACGAATCGGAGGAGCTGGACGATGCCCCTTGA
- a CDS encoding NAD(P)/FAD-dependent oxidoreductase, producing the protein MLRLSELKLPLDHPEDALQKAVLKRLRVPPDDVFEQRLVKRSIDARRRDQIQLIYAVDVRVRGEAALLRRLGKTSRVRQAPDTTYKPVTHLPQAGFARGEHRPVVVGAGPCGYFAALLLAQMGFRPLLLERGEPVKQRTLQTFAFWRGETGIDPESNAQFGEGGAGTFSDGKLYSQVSDPEHYGRKVLEELVASGANEDILTLQRPHIGTFKLATVVRGLRARIEALGGEVRFGSRVEWLRLEPNGGEKCHQLVGLELANGDAIPCRHLVLAPGHSARDCFAMLEQIGVQIEAKSFSVGVRIEHPQPLIDAARWGPSAGHPRLGPAEYKLVHHATNGRCVYSFCMCPGGFVVGATSEVGRVVTNGMSQHSRNERNANSGLVVQLEPEDLAPYERHPGDPLAGVALQRDLEHRAYLLGGSTYAAPAQRLEDFLANQPSESLGSIAASYQPGVQPSDLHALLPPAMIAALREALPAFARRVRGYDHPDAVLTGVETRTSSPVRIPRDLGLESVNVRGLFPAGEGAGYAGGILSAGIDGIRAAEAVALQIVEGA; encoded by the coding sequence ATGCTGCGCCTGAGTGAGTTGAAGCTGCCGCTGGATCACCCCGAGGATGCCCTTCAAAAGGCAGTCCTTAAGCGGCTGCGCGTTCCTCCTGACGATGTTTTTGAGCAACGGCTGGTGAAACGCAGCATCGATGCGCGTCGCCGCGATCAAATCCAGCTGATTTACGCCGTTGATGTGCGGGTGCGTGGGGAGGCCGCTTTATTGCGGCGTCTTGGCAAGACATCGCGCGTTCGCCAGGCGCCAGACACCACCTACAAACCCGTAACCCATCTTCCCCAGGCTGGTTTCGCTCGGGGTGAGCACAGACCCGTGGTGGTGGGGGCTGGTCCCTGTGGCTATTTCGCTGCGTTGCTGTTGGCGCAAATGGGGTTTCGACCGCTGTTATTGGAGCGCGGGGAGCCTGTGAAACAGCGCACGCTGCAGACCTTCGCGTTCTGGCGTGGGGAAACAGGCATTGATCCAGAGTCCAACGCCCAATTTGGAGAGGGTGGCGCCGGAACGTTCTCGGATGGAAAGCTCTACAGCCAGGTGAGTGATCCTGAGCACTACGGACGCAAGGTGCTCGAGGAATTGGTGGCCTCTGGGGCCAATGAGGACATTCTCACCTTGCAACGCCCCCACATCGGCACCTTCAAGTTGGCCACGGTGGTGAGGGGGTTGCGCGCTCGTATTGAGGCCTTGGGTGGAGAAGTTCGCTTTGGCAGCCGCGTCGAGTGGCTGCGCTTGGAACCCAATGGGGGGGAGAAGTGCCATCAACTGGTTGGCCTCGAGTTGGCCAATGGCGATGCCATCCCCTGCCGCCACCTCGTTTTGGCACCGGGCCACTCGGCTCGAGATTGCTTTGCCATGCTCGAACAAATCGGCGTTCAAATTGAAGCCAAGTCGTTTTCGGTTGGAGTGCGGATTGAGCATCCCCAGCCTTTGATCGATGCCGCCCGTTGGGGCCCGTCTGCCGGCCATCCCCGTCTGGGGCCTGCGGAATACAAGCTGGTGCATCACGCCACCAATGGTCGCTGCGTCTACAGCTTTTGCATGTGCCCAGGTGGGTTTGTGGTCGGCGCAACCTCAGAAGTGGGTCGGGTCGTGACCAACGGGATGAGTCAGCACTCTCGCAATGAGCGCAATGCCAACAGCGGGTTAGTGGTGCAGCTGGAACCCGAGGATCTCGCTCCCTATGAACGGCATCCCGGAGACCCTTTGGCAGGCGTTGCCCTGCAGCGGGATCTAGAACATCGGGCCTATCTCCTCGGTGGTAGCACCTATGCCGCTCCCGCCCAACGTTTGGAAGATTTCCTCGCCAATCAACCCTCCGAAAGCCTTGGATCGATTGCAGCGTCTTATCAGCCGGGAGTTCAGCCGTCTGATTTACATGCGCTTCTTCCACCAGCGATGATTGCGGCGTTACGGGAGGCTCTCCCTGCCTTTGCCCGTCGTGTGCGCGGTTACGACCACCCTGATGCGGTGCTCACTGGCGTGGAAACACGAACATCGTCTCCGGTGCGAATCCCCAGGGATTTGGGGCTGGAGTCGGTGAATGTGCGGGGCTTGTTCCCTGCTGGAGAGGGCGCTGGTTATGCCGGTGGCATCCTTTCGGCTGGTATCGATGGGATCCGAGCTGCGGAGGCGGTAGCGCTTCAGATTGTGGAAGGTGCTTGA
- the pgeF gene encoding peptidoglycan editing factor PgeF, whose protein sequence is MNGTSIDPFDRPDNQFNTLRDWTWIGCYGGYYLQSDLLQKAGFEHGFFTRLWQGREPDALAGYISAGVSVHRPQQIHSGRVLSANEANGSPWPEADGLVSDQGGQSLWVCGADCTPVLMADPGTGHAAACHTGWRGVAARILPEAIRQLEALGADRSDLLVAFGPAISGMHYQVGDEVVEAISNSLKADPSDGMSNSRLLHDAQALLPDDEPGRHRLDIRGAAALQLQQYGLDSNQISECPLCTLSEPNLFHSWRRDHVKAVQWSGIVAQAPSTI, encoded by the coding sequence ATGAACGGAACCAGCATCGATCCGTTCGATCGCCCTGATAACCAGTTCAATACGCTCCGAGACTGGACCTGGATTGGTTGCTATGGCGGCTATTACCTGCAATCAGACCTGCTCCAAAAAGCGGGATTCGAACATGGTTTTTTCACCCGTTTGTGGCAAGGCCGCGAACCCGATGCTCTGGCCGGCTACATCAGTGCAGGCGTTTCAGTTCACCGCCCCCAGCAAATTCACAGTGGACGGGTTCTGTCGGCCAACGAGGCCAATGGATCTCCCTGGCCTGAGGCCGATGGTTTAGTGAGCGACCAAGGCGGGCAAAGCCTCTGGGTGTGCGGTGCCGACTGCACCCCCGTACTGATGGCTGATCCCGGCACTGGGCATGCGGCTGCATGCCATACCGGTTGGCGTGGCGTGGCCGCCAGGATTCTTCCCGAAGCGATCCGGCAGCTGGAAGCCTTGGGAGCTGATCGGTCTGACCTGTTGGTGGCGTTCGGCCCCGCCATCAGCGGGATGCATTACCAAGTCGGAGACGAGGTAGTGGAGGCGATCAGCAACAGCTTGAAGGCAGACCCATCCGACGGCATGTCCAACTCTCGGCTTCTCCACGACGCGCAGGCGCTGCTCCCCGACGATGAACCCGGACGGCACCGACTCGACATCCGTGGCGCAGCGGCACTCCAACTTCAACAGTACGGACTCGATTCAAACCAGATCAGTGAATGCCCGTTATGCACGCTGAGTGAACCAAACTTGTTTCATTCCTGGCGACGTGATCACGTGAAAGCCGTGCAATGGAGCGGGATTGTTGCTCAAGCACCTTCCACAATCTGA
- a CDS encoding Tab2/Atab2 family RNA-binding protein yields the protein MKAAVSKGSDWELDFYSRPILGADGRKRWELLITTTPSSEDGDSPFRFAKVCPSTEVNSLWLSSALSEAREQALQAGYGAPVRLRCWRSSMRTMVQRAATEQDIEVISSRRTFALLDWLEQREREVYPKEEGFMAGPLAPPPAPVQTPPIPLPEEVQGDAWSWATLPAGLLRDADDWPMSFSGLLPVPTNLEDEAQVPGLRLFSQTRSLAMAGWLGGLEPVRLLVEGRQLILEAGQDDRWLVSDLDGEASKSIASALETSQTSVRGLQFIAIQASPDEQAFAGFWMMRDIPMA from the coding sequence ATGAAAGCGGCCGTAAGCAAAGGCTCTGACTGGGAATTGGATTTTTACTCCAGACCCATTCTTGGTGCGGATGGACGCAAGCGATGGGAACTTTTAATCACCACAACGCCGTCCTCGGAGGATGGAGACAGCCCGTTTCGTTTTGCCAAGGTCTGCCCATCCACTGAGGTGAACTCGCTTTGGCTGAGCAGTGCGCTGTCTGAGGCACGCGAGCAAGCACTTCAGGCGGGTTATGGCGCCCCCGTTCGCCTGCGCTGCTGGCGCAGTTCGATGCGAACCATGGTGCAACGAGCCGCCACCGAACAAGACATCGAAGTGATTTCCAGTCGCCGCACATTTGCACTCCTCGATTGGCTGGAACAACGGGAACGCGAGGTATATCCCAAAGAAGAGGGCTTTATGGCGGGGCCTCTTGCCCCTCCTCCCGCCCCGGTGCAAACACCGCCGATCCCCCTTCCAGAGGAAGTGCAGGGGGATGCCTGGTCTTGGGCCACCCTTCCCGCCGGACTTCTGCGCGATGCGGACGACTGGCCCATGAGCTTCAGCGGGTTGCTTCCCGTTCCCACCAATCTTGAGGATGAGGCCCAAGTACCCGGCCTGCGCCTATTCAGCCAAACCCGTTCCCTCGCCATGGCGGGATGGCTAGGGGGCTTAGAACCAGTTCGTTTGCTCGTTGAGGGTCGCCAACTGATCCTTGAAGCCGGTCAGGACGACCGTTGGTTGGTGAGTGATCTCGATGGAGAGGCCTCAAAAAGCATTGCATCGGCCCTCGAAACCTCCCAAACCTCCGTTCGTGGCCTTCAATTCATCGCCATTCAAGCCAGCCCAGACGAGCAAGCCTTCGCAGGTTTCTGGATGATGCGCGACATTCCCATGGCATGA